A stretch of the Clavibacter sp. B3I6 genome encodes the following:
- a CDS encoding sialate O-acetylesterase, with protein sequence MTAAATTTAATTTAAATRVAAGTSVVPPAATDGRPSTASMLRLLQVTATAASFTATPAPVITGTAVVGRRLLATTARWTPAATTSRYAWLVDGVPVSGQTTMAYTVRAADAGSVVTVAVTGSRTGYDPSTQTSAPTAAVPTPVVPTFTAAPKPTMTGSAQVGSTLTARPGTWTPQPTFSYAWTRDGVVIAGQTGAAHRVTEADRGGALAVTVTGTRTGYATTTVTSDAVTVPTAAPTPPVPAPTPAPTTAPTPAPTTAPAPAPTTPATIPFVAAATPTLAGTGRVGTTLIARAGVWTPWPTFSYAWLRDGVAIAGQTGVSYRVQAGDAGSRLAVVVTGTKTGYATRSQPSAGIRVPAASTPAPTPVPTAPAPAPTPIPDVAFAVTGTPSVAGTARVDQTLTARSGTWSPSPSFSYAWVRDGVPIPDQTGASYRVVAGDVGTRIAVAVTGTRTGYVTRTATSAAVEIVATPVTPPPPAPPVPFEATAAPAIQGPPVAGTTLRAATPAWTPAVTTYSYAWARDGVTVLGATDATYAVRRADAASRITVTVTGSRTGYVDASRTSAPTAAVVDVLDVPPAQPAPAPGDEPFAAAPTPSIAGTPAVGSTLTAETPAWTPEATGLSYVWKRDGIVVPGRTASTYVPAPRDAGAQVTVTVTGRADGYAPASRTSAPRAIASTGEGYDVVVVLGQSNAQGVGTGWDPSVDVSVPGLDQLAGSGAQAGRIVPAQDSLHHVTTWVFTGGVQAVGPGMELGRRMLADARPGRKVLLVPAAMASTSMTGDGTYAWNPSDTRSRTNLFTRALGQIDQALAQDPDNRLVAVVWAQGESDATRTTTAGYRTMLLDLVDRLDARYGTVPFLIGGMVPEWLGGTPLGRAIDVAHQGMPALRPNVSYIPGAAGYSRSEDSIHYTAAGARAMGARYFAAYQRATGAVQLTR encoded by the coding sequence ATGACCGCCGCGGCGACGACCACCGCCGCGACGACTACCGCCGCCGCGACGCGCGTCGCCGCCGGCACGAGCGTCGTGCCGCCGGCCGCGACCGACGGGCGGCCGTCGACCGCCTCGATGCTGCGCCTGCTGCAGGTCACCGCGACGGCCGCGTCGTTCACCGCGACGCCCGCACCCGTCATCACGGGCACGGCCGTCGTCGGCCGGCGCCTCCTGGCCACCACCGCGCGCTGGACCCCCGCCGCGACGACCAGCAGGTACGCCTGGCTCGTCGACGGGGTGCCGGTGAGCGGGCAGACCACCATGGCCTACACCGTGCGCGCCGCCGACGCGGGATCGGTCGTCACGGTCGCCGTCACCGGCAGCCGCACCGGGTACGACCCCTCCACGCAGACCAGCGCGCCGACCGCGGCCGTGCCGACGCCCGTCGTCCCGACCTTCACGGCGGCGCCGAAGCCGACGATGACGGGCTCCGCCCAGGTCGGGTCCACGCTCACCGCGCGACCCGGCACCTGGACCCCGCAGCCGACCTTCTCCTACGCGTGGACCCGCGACGGCGTCGTCATCGCCGGGCAGACCGGGGCGGCCCACCGCGTCACCGAGGCCGATCGCGGCGGGGCGCTCGCCGTGACGGTGACCGGGACGAGGACCGGGTACGCGACGACCACCGTCACCAGCGACGCGGTGACGGTGCCGACCGCGGCGCCCACGCCGCCCGTCCCGGCACCGACCCCCGCGCCCACGACCGCCCCGACCCCGGCGCCCACCACCGCCCCGGCCCCCGCGCCGACGACGCCCGCGACGATCCCGTTCGTCGCGGCGGCCACGCCCACCCTCGCGGGCACGGGCCGCGTCGGCACCACCCTCATCGCGCGCGCCGGCGTCTGGACCCCGTGGCCGACGTTCTCCTACGCGTGGCTCCGCGACGGCGTCGCGATCGCCGGGCAGACCGGCGTGTCCTACCGCGTGCAGGCGGGGGACGCGGGATCGCGCCTGGCCGTCGTCGTCACCGGCACGAAGACCGGCTACGCGACGCGGTCCCAGCCGAGCGCCGGGATCCGGGTCCCCGCTGCGAGCACCCCGGCGCCGACCCCGGTGCCGACGGCGCCCGCACCCGCGCCGACCCCGATCCCCGACGTCGCCTTCGCGGTCACCGGCACGCCGTCCGTCGCGGGCACGGCCCGCGTGGACCAGACGCTCACCGCCCGGTCCGGCACCTGGAGCCCGTCGCCGTCCTTCTCCTACGCGTGGGTGCGCGACGGCGTCCCGATCCCCGACCAGACCGGCGCGAGCTACCGCGTGGTCGCGGGGGACGTGGGCACGCGCATCGCGGTCGCCGTCACCGGCACCCGGACGGGCTACGTCACGCGGACGGCGACCAGCGCCGCCGTCGAGATCGTCGCGACGCCCGTCACCCCGCCGCCGCCCGCGCCGCCCGTGCCCTTCGAGGCGACGGCGGCGCCCGCGATCCAGGGACCGCCCGTCGCCGGGACCACCCTGCGCGCCGCGACGCCGGCCTGGACGCCCGCGGTGACGACCTACTCCTACGCGTGGGCCCGTGACGGCGTGACCGTGCTCGGCGCGACCGACGCGACGTACGCGGTGCGCCGGGCGGACGCCGCATCGCGGATCACGGTGACCGTGACCGGCTCGCGCACCGGCTACGTGGACGCCAGCCGCACGAGCGCGCCGACGGCAGCCGTCGTGGACGTGCTCGACGTGCCGCCCGCGCAGCCCGCCCCGGCTCCCGGCGACGAGCCGTTCGCAGCCGCTCCCACCCCGAGCATCGCGGGGACGCCCGCCGTGGGATCGACCCTCACCGCCGAGACGCCCGCCTGGACGCCCGAGGCCACCGGGCTCTCCTACGTCTGGAAGCGCGACGGGATCGTCGTGCCGGGCCGCACCGCCTCGACCTACGTGCCGGCGCCGCGCGACGCCGGGGCGCAGGTCACCGTGACCGTCACCGGACGGGCCGACGGGTACGCGCCCGCCTCCCGCACCTCCGCGCCCCGCGCCATCGCCTCGACCGGGGAGGGCTACGACGTCGTCGTGGTGCTCGGGCAGTCGAACGCGCAGGGCGTCGGCACCGGCTGGGACCCGTCCGTCGACGTGAGCGTCCCCGGCCTCGACCAGCTCGCCGGCAGCGGCGCCCAGGCCGGGCGGATCGTGCCCGCTCAGGACTCGCTCCACCACGTGACCACGTGGGTCTTCACCGGCGGCGTGCAGGCGGTGGGCCCCGGGATGGAGCTCGGCCGGCGCATGCTCGCCGACGCGCGCCCGGGCCGGAAGGTGCTGCTCGTCCCCGCGGCGATGGCGTCCACCTCGATGACGGGCGACGGGACCTACGCCTGGAACCCGTCGGACACGCGCTCCCGGACCAACCTGTTCACCCGCGCGCTCGGGCAGATCGACCAGGCGCTCGCGCAGGACCCCGACAACCGCCTCGTCGCGGTCGTGTGGGCCCAGGGCGAGTCCGACGCGACGCGCACGACCACGGCGGGGTACCGGACGATGCTGCTCGACCTCGTCGACCGGCTGGACGCGCGCTACGGCACGGTGCCGTTCCTCATCGGCGGGATGGTCCCCGAGTGGCTCGGCGGGACGCCGCTCGGTCGGGCCATCGACGTCGCGCACCAGGGCATGCCCGCGCTGCGACCGAACGTGTCCTACATCCCCGGGGCCGCGGGCTACAGCCGCAGCGAGGACTCCATCCACTACACGGCCGCCGGGGCGCGCGCGATGGGCGCCCGGTACTTCGCCGCCTACCAGCGGGCCACCGGCGCGGTGCAGCTCACGAGGTAG